A window of Eucalyptus grandis isolate ANBG69807.140 chromosome 4, ASM1654582v1, whole genome shotgun sequence genomic DNA:
CTTCCTATTCAAGTCACCATCAAGTAAATGCATTTGAAAAGTTAAGACCTTTTCAGTCAAAATGTTGTATTGGCTATTATGTAGAGACTTCCTACctcattctttttaaattattaaatctatttataatgtCTGGGAGATGCCCCTAAGCTATTGTACTTCATTTGCTCTATATTACTTACATattaaacccaaaaaaaaaacatataaaaagtatttttttatgCGTATTTATTCTCGTCTTTGTCCTTCACCTTTCATGAATTTAGGCTCATGATATTTCTtatcacataataaaaaaaattaaaaagaagaagaagaaagagaagtgcTATGTGGATTGTTGTAATAGACACCAACATTAAATTACTATAAATTATTGAATGCCGGCAGGCGATCTGTTTCTGCCTTTTCTTGTCCTTCTCCCAATTTCAACCCAACACATTCATAAATTTCCACGCTTGGATAGGTGTAGATTGCAGAGTTTTATGTCATATGACAATCAGCCGTCGGCCTTTTACTAATTGCTGCAAAACTCTTACCAAAGTGGCCGCGCAAGAATCAACCACCTTCTTTTACAGTCATCTTCTTTGTTGTCTGGGACTAAGTTCTCTCGAAAGCACAATTTCAATTAAACTATgtaaagaaacaaacaaattcttcaattcaattttctcCCGAACAATCTAGGATTTTCCAGAAGTCAGAAGTCGAGCGAGATGACTTCAATCTTCCAAACCGAGGTATgaaatctcccatttttttccaattttctcaAGCATGATTAGCTCAATTCCAATTTGTTAATTAGCAGGCTTATGATGGCTTAAGATTCCACATTGCTCGTTCGgtcaaaaaggagagagagagagagagagaaagagaagagagagagagagagagagagagagagagagagagagagctctttCAAGACACGGAGCCAGCTAAAAAGCCACGATACAAAAGCATATCACCATTACTCATGCACACGTTGTCCCTTTGTCAGCACCCGCAATATAGAAAAACGCTTCGCACGTTGTATATGTGCTTTgcatattttaagaaaacaatGAGTAAAACCTTTCGTAGTGTGACATTGGATCGGAGCCAACGCCAAATCACATTGGGGCCCAAGAGTTTGTTGCCCTCGCCACCAGCTAATAAGGGGCtgtttatttaaatttgtttatgtttcttggaacacaaatttttgttcttttattccgggaaataaaaaagaacaaaaacgtgtttgtttacatttttgtttccgggaacagatttgaaacagaaacaagaagtagaaattttttttttctcgggaacaattccaagaaacacttcttctttttttctcttttttcttctttttcctttggccggtcaccggccaaaaggaagaaataaaaaaataaagaaaaaaaataaaataaaaatattaaaaaattaaaagaatacaaaaaaattatacaagtttaccaaacgtgtttccattttttttttctatttcagaacataaattatacaagtttaccaaacgtgttcttgttaaaaaattgttctccaaaACAGaagttcccgagaacaattttgaaTGTAAACATCACCAAACGTATCCTAACCGGCTTGAGACTGGCGATTTCTAGTAAGATCTTCTAGATCAGTTCAGCACCATCTGATTGCATTCTGATCACCAATTGCATTTGATCTCCTATATAGTTTTGGACCACTGCCGACTAGCCCCCAATTGGGTGCGGCAGGCTCTCCTCGTCACACACGCAAAGAGTAAATTAGGGGAAACTCGTGCCCATCCGAATGTTTGGTGGTCTAAACCCGCCCCTTTTTATTGGGGTAGAAGTACACGCTTTTACCACTTGAATTTTCTCTTGGGAGTACAAATTTTATCTCTGAAACCTAAATTAAGCGTCCTCATCACTCGGAAGTATTCGCGGAACACAATCTTGACTCAGAACTTTGAAGCACAATTACCATTGCACAAAAATGGCAAGACTCATGTCTTTAACTTTTGAGTTTACAGGGTGCATCTCATCAGATACAAGGAACTGCAAAGACCAATTTCGAGTTTGATGCAACAAGACAAACCTAAGTAAGCCATACATGTTGAAACACCAAGCAAGCCTAAAGTcctaataataatttaatcatgCTCTTTTGCATACCCATTATCTCTAGACCTATATCATCTCTGATAGGAGAAAACTTCATTCAATTATTGTTCCGACCTGGTGGATCACAAATAAGAAGGCCACCCGCATTTGCTTTTAGTTTAGTTTGCAGGCGAAGGACATCGACATCTGTAATTGTTAATTCAACGCGGAAAATAGGACACTCACCTATAGCAAGATTCGTTTCTATGTTCCTGTGAACCGAAGGTGACTGGCATGTGAAGCCAAAGCCAAGGATCACTCCCCCAGTCAATTATTGCAACGTAAACCAGACGACGTGCCGTAGaacatcacttttttttttctaatttgtttCCTGGGTTACTGTGAAACACAGGGAGAGAGTTGGAAGGTGAGAAGTTTCCATCAAGGACCTTCCCATCCTCACACTCCAAGCGTGGGAGGCTACTATACATGCTTATCCGGTAGTAACTAAAATAGAAGTTCTGATGTGATGTATACATTTTCCACCGTGAGGCTCCCTCATTCCTTatttatctttgtcttcccAACAGAGAGGAAATAGAAAGATAATGCAGGGTCTCTCACTCCAGAGCGGCTCTCCCGCCTATTTCCTCCAAAACATGTAGATAAAAAAAGATATGATAAGAGGCCGACAACATCAGACCCCACAACCACCCGACAAAATAATTACATCCGACGATCTCATCCGTTGAATTTGATGCGGCAAGGATCCAAATTCCAATGGGCGATTGAGTGCATTCGGTGAAGGTGCTGACGAATACCGGCAACACTGTCTCGACCGTCATCAAACGACAACGTGGATTACCCGCCCGCGAACCAACACGTGCTGTCATCCCATTCGAAGCTGCTCGGAGGCTTACATGTTCACATGATGCAAGAACTTCTTGTCCTCATCTATATGAATGTGACCCTATTGGATCTTGCCCGTTCACTTCACTATCGTCTCTTTGATCTCTCTGTCCATCTCCCTTGAGTTTTCATTCCTcagagagtgagagtgagagagagagaatcattcCACAATCAGTCATATTCCTCCTAAAGCTTGAGAGATCAGATCTCGCAAAACCCACCGGAGACGAGAGCAATGGCCGAAAAGGTGCATATTACGTTCCTCATCCTTTCAATTTATCAAGACTCTTTCTTTCTAACTGATAGCAAGATTATTGTAACCCACGTATGATCAGCTCTTTTTCATTCTTGCACAAAAAGAaggatttttctcatttttctgtTGGCAGAAAGAGCCatgcttctctcttcttttagcTTCGTTTTGTTTGCGAGAGTACAAAAAATCTTTGCTTGTGCTGTTCACTCACTTTCTCTGTCTTTGTGCGTTTGTGTGCGTGACTGTGGAGTGTAGAAGGTAACAATGGTCATGAGGGTTGACCTGGGGTGCTATCGCTGCtacaagaagatcaagaaagTGATGTGCAAATTCCCTGGTGGGTCTCACCTTACTGTGTCAATGGTtgtactttcttttttgtttttcttctttatcacCACAGACTTCACATGACTTCAGTGAGGCAGTCACAATCGGCGATAAATAGAGCTTTCATGCTAAATGTTTTGCAAACTCATAATGAACTAACGACTGTATGTCTGGATTTCTAATCCTGGGCTGTCGTATTTCATAAACGGTAATTCTGTTTCTTCCAAAATTGAAAGTCTCCCACACATTGTTCCTATTGTAATTATGAATTTAGGATGAGGACTGTGGTGAATTAGATTCCGTAAGTAGTATTATGTGATGTAAACTTTAGTACCAAAATTTAGCCGTAGAAAGGAAACTAAGTTAATTTATCGGTGTTGTCGTTTTGGGAACAAGAGAAATCCGAGACCAAATTTACGATGAGAAGCAGAACAGGGTGCTAATCAGTGTGGTAAGCTGTTGTCCTGAGAGAATCCTTGAGAAAATAGCCAGCAAAGGCGGAAAAACTGTGGAGAGCATCGGGATAGTCCCCGAGAAGAAGCCTGAGAAGAAACACGACAAGAAAGATGGCGACAAAAAgtggaaggaagaaggaaacacCGAAACCACAGAAGCAACAACCGAAAGAGGGGTCGTCTCCAGAAGAACAACCGAAGACAGTGAAAGCTCAAAAGCACATCGCCGAGCCTGTTTCGGGATATCCCACAATTTATCCCAGTGGAATGTACAACCAGCCGCCTCAGCCATATTACCAAGGATATGGCGCCGTGCCATACTATCACGGGGTGCCGGCTTATTACAGTGAGAGCAGTTATGGTGTGAATAGGGGCTATAACACGAACCGCGCTGACTACTTCAGTGAAGAGAACCCTGAGTCGTGCAGAGTCATGTGATTGGATCATGAATGGGTTAGCGTTGCATGGGGATGTTAACTTGCTAAAGGTTTTATATTTTATCAGTTGTGCTTAGTTGGAGGATCTGTCAAATTTGGTGGATACTTGCATATAATCGTATGAGACAGTAAAGGAACAATAAGGTTTGGTGGGAAGGCCGATGATTTTATGATTCTGTTTGCTGAAATAGGATGAGGTAGGTGGTTTGGTAttttaaatagattaaattTACCAGTTACCAGTTGTTAAAGTTTTAATCAATGAGGACAGCTGATTTAAATCAAGTCCGTTTGTATGATGGCTATGATAGTGCTGTTCAGATAGATCTAggaactttaaaaaaaaaaaaaaatcatcaatggaCAAAACATTTCAGTTGGCAAACTGCAGAATTTGTTGCACACACCGTGGTAGCAACTTCTGTTACGTAAAAGTGATGCTGCAACAGATCGATGATGAAACTCAACAACTTTGTGAAGCTGATGTCGCAGACTATCCGACTCCTAGTTTCTATCATTTGCGGCTAGATGCACATGAGTTCCACATTTTGGATTTACTTTTTGCCAGTGATTTTCTAGATAGGGGTGAATGTCTCCTCATGGTTGAAGCCAACAGAAAAAACTCAGCATTATCAGCAAGTAATGGCAGGGCGTATTAGTGATGCAAGACAAAGTATGTAAGTACAATCCTCCAAGCAGCCAAACCCCCTAATTTTGGGACTGAATTAAATCAGAGGTTGTCAAAGCTCCAGAGTGATCGACGTCAAGATTCTGGAACATTCCTAAGATTGTGGTAACATCTTCCCGGCTGATCTTTCCCATTTTCTGTAGCTTGTATAAAACAAACTCCGCAGCAGTGCAAAAAGAAAGCGCCGGCAAGAAACTCAGACGCTTGCTCAAATTAGTTTATTTGCATAATTGAATTTGCAGTACATGATTAAAATTCACTTGACAACTTTGTCATCATCAAGATCAGCAGCATCTAAATCGAAGGACGTAAGATTTCGTGTGAGAAACCATTTTGTGAACGATCTTTGCCTACTTTCTCTGCACAATTCAGCGAGGTAGAAGAAAAACCGACCCACACAAATGGTACTAGCCAGTATCCAAAACACGGCAAAGATTCTGCCACTGGTGGTCGAGAAACTTTGATCTCCATAGCCCAGAGTAGTAATAGTAGCACAAACACAAAAGAAAGCATCgacaaatttaaatttctcAGTGACGGACATATACATGATTCCAAGTATAGTGAGGACCACGACATGAACGAGGGAAGTGAGAAAATTATATCTGATTTTAAGGGCTTTGGCCTGTCATGCCCGAATCTCGAGCACACGCACATCCCTCAGCGGTCGATGAAATTGCGACATCCCAGAACACGTcgcgacccattcattttaatgcacatgcagaagcaaataAACAAATCCCCTAGCAGCAaccaacatgggatagaaaagcatgaaacaatttcacaaccaaaacacttttataaacggaccggtttatatacaaaactaATCTATAGCTAAAAGCCTACTCCAAAAAAGAAGGGTCAACAAGCCCTTTAGACACATGAATCCCAAACCGAAAACTCCGAGGCCTCTGGGGGTTTTGGGTCCTCCACAGCACCATCAGGAGGGTCAACTGCACCCTCGCATGGAGTAGTGTCTATCACCACAACTAGAATCTCAAAACCTTGAAGGGGACCGACTCGGTATCCATTGAGCCCGGGCGAAACCACGccctgaatcgatgaggtacgcTCTGAGGTAGACAGATGGTGGTCACTACAAGCTCATAGACTGAGTGGCCTCTAGGAACATGGAAGGTAGTAATCAACTCGATCACCCTCCTAGGCTGACCATAATGTATCGGAGAAGCCAccatctaagaacctgaaaattTAAAGCCCACGACGGGATGAGAtaatatctcagcaagttcaccccatAAACCCCGACTAGGAATGAAATACACCTAGAGTTCAACCCCATAAACCCTGACTAAGAAGGAAATATGCCTCGAGGTAGTTTAATCATACATCACAGGTGACTCACCTCTcctcagttccttcttgcatGTTAGTATCACAGATGCATATAGCATATGCATACATCAATTAGAATGTCTCactcaatttcaaacaattacAAGGGTcttgattatagggccaaatcattatgatacgtcccataccatgccatCCCATAATCCGATGTgtctatctcaatcaatcacacgttccaattgattatgGCCCCTAGGGCACGGCCTACTCGACATTCGGTGGTCTTCTGGCATAGCCAGGTGACATCTCACCCTATTGAGTATGGCAACGTCTCTACTAGACGGCAAccccgaaggagcatcggtccagaatctactgcgaccggcTTCCGTTGTCCAGGGCATTCCATAGGCAACGTTCGACATAAATGCTCGCGACAAGTTCTCATAATCAACACACAACCATTCAATTACGACCAAGGACACCGtacattgcactcaaatgtctcaattaagataatgcgtttggcccattttcttcgtattaaaaacacccggtgaAAATAATCGCGTGTGAGTACACGGTCAGACtaaaccagaaaaattgatatccttccttttaaaatcccactatttgatatagtatttaaaattattttcagtgtcaaaacccgacacccgagatttcctaataaataccaaaatttcacaattttgaaacaaatatccaaaattccaatcaccactcaattgcataagctaagcataccattgcaattgacacgaaattccgatcaccggttATCCTAgtataatttctggaaaatatttaataattaaataaattacaaaaataattaaataatacaatttatatCTAATAAATGCTAACCTAGGCCGGAAATACTAATTGAATCACCTaaatgggcctagaaaattaatgcacctatctagataaatagtaaaATCTAATTAgcccttaattaatctaatctaaccacctagcAAACATAATAagcaattaaatcacaaatctaatctaactaacaacataatccatacttagtctaaactaatcaacctttaagcataattaactccataagtagagtttagcaagtaaactcactagtTTTACGATCCGGTGAGTTCATGGCGAGGGCGATGTGGAGACGAGCGACAACCAAGCCTACAACGATACCAATGGAGGTTCGGATGGGGCTTAAAATGGGCTTAGAAGGCTCTCGGCTAGGTTAAGCTTTGGCCTCTATCCAAGGGCTGAAGAGGGTTGTACGAGGCTCGGCTTAGGCTGAAACAAGCCAAGCAAGTTGGCGGAGGCTGCAAAGGGTGACGGTAGTGCTCGATGGTGGTAGACAGCAACCAAGGCGAGCTCAGGATGGTGGCTGGGCTCGTGGGACAGCGACCAGGATGATCTGGACGACAGGCGTAGCGGGACGAGCACGTGGGTGCGAGGGACACGCAGATGGCTCGCGGGAGGTGTGTGATGAGTCCGGCGACTTCGGGCAACAGTTGACAATCAGGGGGATGCTGCTGGTTGGTTCTCTAGTTCTCTTAAGCTCTCTAACActtgaaaaattgagaaataaggtAAGTAGAGGGGGCGACAAGCCTTCAAAGTCTCCCCAAAAATATCCAAACCATCATCAAACATGCCCCACCACCCATTACTGTCAGCCTCAGCCTCTTTTCCCTCCATGGCTTCCTAAACAAGCTtgccaaatggtccaaaagttgCTGCCCCCAAggacctacgaattttggacatcCTCCATacaaattgagctcaattcTTCTCCAAATTGACCCAATTGATGTCCCAAAAATTCAACTAGGGTGCCCTCATCCATCTTAtgatttttcctcgtcaattgaaccaacttgacggAAAAAATGCGACAAGAAATGGCCCTATAATTTTCCCGATCTAAGACAAcccaactttgatttttcaCTGAAAATCccgatttgcaaaaaaatcttctgagaatgagtcaacattcctaaaatgaatcgtgacataatagaattttcaatttctgaaatcgggtttatattcgcggttaatttcaatctggtccaattttagcatgacataacctactaggtagcttttaggaatttttagcgcatttgacctatggttgattattttcaagccacattgtacatcttcaacacattggcaactctcggttgtcatgaaaatcttgagatttcaaataatGGCACAAGGTACAGAGATGACAGAAAAATCACTCTAGTGACGttcaacagaaattttgtaatcgggtggaatcacccacacactaatcacatacctctgtcGTATCGACCTATTTTTGAtttctgatcgattttgatggtgcagtaatgacccttgcagattagcacggtcgagcaatcaattcctgatcgaattctcaagtctattgcgtttagattccttaacggtttcacctgatagactagttatctcgtgagtgattagcttagggaaaagaactataggcgtgtTGAtgaaagcccaacttattcaatcgaaaacagaatcagaaaatcAGAATGTCACACAACCTCCTTCAGGATTTTAGCCAGACCAACCATTTTATTGATGTGTGTAGCTCTTACTagaagaatttgctccttttgaGAATGTAATCGGCTGCTTTGACCAATATCAGCCCACCAAGAGCCATTCCTGCAAAAACATATGTCGAGGCTAGAAGTTTTGCCAATGTGCTACTTGGGACAAGATCTCCATATCCCACAGTAGTCATGGTAACAACGCAAAAGTAAAGGGCATCAAGTAGGCCATTCGTCTTCTTGCCCGAGATTTGGTTcctcaagagaaagaaacaaaaacttcTTTTGCCAAGGTATGCAGCCAAAACTATTAGGATTTTTCTAAGCTTGAGTTATTTTGTAGACTTGAGAAGACGAGGTTTAGGGCCATTTTGCTCGGGGAAATTATCCGCCGAAGGAGAATTTCGGCagtgtcttcttctttggactGCATTGTTCTTGTCCTCGGATAATTCGAAGCATCAACTGAATTCCCAATCAAGGATTCTCTGGTATCAACATAGGCCATATCAAATGCTGCAGATTCGTCCTCATTAAGCAGCTTGCATTTTTGGAGCATTAAGCAATCAGTCAAGGGACATTCCATGAATTTTCTGTCGTCTTGTTTATCATCCAGTAGTGTGTTCAAACTTCGCCACGAACTCAAGTTCTCCATACCATAATCTAATGTCTGGTCACTCTATGTGATGCAGAGTGGAAGGTGAAAATTTCGCAGCATTCACTCCCTAATCCTCTAACTCGAATGGCAAGATTAGGAGGACACGAATAGATCTCTTCTTGGAAGGGAGACACCAAATATGCAATCACACATGAAAAGAGATTCATGAtcttttaagaaattgattaaTCTGCAACCCATCCCAGAAAGGTCAGATGATCATGAGGAGActccaaaaaacaagaaacatgaCATGCATGTCTACTTCTTGGAGTCGAAAATGAGACATTGAGCTTTGTCTAATTTACCTAACAAAGCGAGTCCATGGAAGAGGGAATGGCTTCACAAAAAGATTTGCATTGTCCCCTATCAAAAACAGGACCGCAAGGTCCAAACTATCCCAAGGAAGAAGCTAAGGACTTACGCCCGTTGTTTCCATGCACCCCATTATTGAACTGCGTTCCCGCATTAGTGCACACGTGAAAAGCATTCTGTTAAGCCGCATCTTGGAGGAGAAGAATTCCTTGATGTGGAACTGAAAATTCCATTaccaagtaaagaaaagaacctACCTTTGAATTGTGAATCCGAAAATGGCAATTTTGGGCCCAAGTGCAAGTCTTGAACATTGTCTCATTCGGCATTTGTTGGCTGAAAAGGGCCCAACTGAATTTCACGggtttgcattttctttctctctcctccccaggaaaatgaaagaaaattctcGAACCCTATCTATTTTCTTCAACGTGTAACATGATGACATTAAGCTGAAAACTTCACTGTATCACAATGTGATCGATACTCTTAATTTGGAGGGTGAGAAGAAGTTGAGCAATGAAAAAGTGGACGCgtgaagagagagaggctcTCATGGTGGTTGATGTGATAAAGGGATGGGAAATGAAGAAGTGCAAATGGTAAGCTAGCTACTTTCaaagatgcttactttcacgATTTTCCTTAACACTCAAccaaagatttaaaaatttctCTTTGATTTAGGTGAGACTTTTATTAAAGTAAACTAATCGATGAATCGATGTTACATTTATCATACTGCTATCAAGTCCATTTTCGGGACATGACCATTGGCAAGTACATTAAACATATGTTTTGGAGTGGTGTAATTGTCCAATATGGACTCTTAGACGATCACATAAAAATTGTTGAGGTCCTATTTTTCGTCGGATTGCTAAGTAGTTTATAGGGTACTTGAATAACATCACTTCTAGCCAAATAACCAGGATTTCCCAGTGTCCCCCCCACTAAAATGGTTTTCCATTGTATCACCCATGGCGAATTGATCAAATTAGTAGTCGAGAAGGTTGTGGAAAGGTTGAAATCGAAGAACATATTAGTGACTGAACATTTAGTTGAAATTTATGATCGAATTGTAGCAATAAGAGAATTGTTAGATGTCGACTAGCGATGTGCAATTCATTCAGATTTATGGCATGTGAGGTATCGGTAAGACGACTCTTGCCAAGATCGTTTTTAATTAGCTCTCTTCTCATTTTGGAAAGTGTTGTTGTTTCCTTATAGATGTTCAAGCTAAATTGTCAAGAATTGATGGTTTAGCTAAGTTGCAAAAAAAGTCATCATCCGAGATCAACGTTTATGCaagaataaaattgattatgAAATGAAGAGCATTGTAGAAGCGCTTTGTAATAAGAAAGTCCTTGTTGTAACTAATGGTGTTGACTCTAAAGCACCGTCACTCTTTGAGAGCTTTCGTGTTGTGTCAGACACTACGACATGTATTCAACACTCTTCAACACTCTCTAACACTTTTTGACACTCGATCAACACGTGTTAAAAAATTCGACACTTAGTCAACTTTTCTGATACTCTTCGATGCTCAAGTCTAGAACTCCATACAAGTTCAGAATTACAACTATAATTCTAAGATGCACatagtcaattttaaaaaaattcaataaataatgggtcaaaatgtaaatatgtaaaaataataaaaaaatattaaaaataatgaaagggaaagaagaaaaacctaatcttattttttctttcgacTCCCATTTCTCATAACACATAATTCTCCCTCCAAGTTTattcttttccccttctcttCCAAGATGCTCCGACACACTAGTTCAGAAtgtgaattgtttttttttccctccaaattttatgaattattggaatggaattgaatttgtcaaattggaataatgaatgatattaataaatagtaaattaatatttttagtataaattcattttaaactctttttattagttattttactatgaatttgaatcaaattaatttgattaaaataaacataaaaatgatattttgtaATGCATatgcaaaatatatatttaatatacaacatattccaatgtgtcgaaattc
This region includes:
- the LOC104441514 gene encoding heavy metal-associated isoprenylated plant protein 6, giving the protein MAEKKVTMVMRVDLGCYRCYKKIKKVMCKFPEIRDQIYDEKQNRVLISVVSCCPERILEKIASKGGKTVESIGIVPEKKPEKKHDKKDGDKKWKEEGNTETTEATTERGVVSRRTTEDSESSKAHRRACFGISHNLSQWNVQPAASAILPRIWRRAILSRGAGLLQ